DNA from Denticeps clupeoides chromosome 7, fDenClu1.1, whole genome shotgun sequence:
atgttttttttttatctgatgtCATACTGGAAAATAGCTTCTAATTGCTACTGTTAATgtcttcattttatttgatgatCGCCCTGTAAAATATCAGAAACAGACCGCATTAAGTAATACCTGCCGCCTTAGGATAGTTTTCAATCTGACTCTCAATCAAAAAGAAGCATCCTCATAgcgcttttattaaaaaaaatagttctcACACAACCATGGACCTGAGCACTCTCCAGGGGGTGGGCTtcagatatatacacacacacacacacacacacacacatacacacacacacacacacacaatttgaatAATAACAGTGATAAGTAAAACATATACAGCCTTAAGATTGTCTTTTGTAACCATTGTCCTTACATTCAACACAATAACTAATAGCGTAAAGGGTAATTTATATCCTAGATTATGGAGTCATGAAGTTAAATTAAAGTATGAAGACCGGAAGCCTGGAAGCCACAGGGCTGCTTTTTCCTTTCAGAGGTTATGGCAGGTAGCTGGATGTCGGGGGATATTGTGATGTAGGGTGAGGAGTGGGCTGATGTACAACAAAGCATTAGGCTGAAGAGTCACATGTTTCTTATGAATATGGTTATAGACACTGGCACTCTGAGGCCAGTTGACCCAAGAAAGCTAAATCCGCATAGGCCACTGGAAaaggaatacatttttaaaatgactcTTTATTAGAGGAAATTATGCTTGACACCCATACTTTGTAATaattttgctctgattactaaTAGAAGGACTAACACAGCTTGTAGATGGGGGAAGTTGGGGAACCAAGGTTTCTTTGAAGCGTGTTATTTATGACCTgggcattttgtgtttttgtgaaattttttttggtttttattgcGATTCTATGAACAGTTTGTTTCCCCTTCCTGTCCTTTTGGAAAATATAATGTACAACTTAGCAGCCAGCTCTCTGAATACTGAAGTGCTGTTCCCCTGTTCCGAGGGCACGCGCTATTAAAACATACAGCAGAGGAAGAATGAGTTTCCTGACTATTGGGTGTTTGATTTTTGATTGGGGTTGTATCTGGGCTAAGATGAATTTCTCTTTGTTCTCTCTTATTGTACTGtctgaggagtgtgtgtgtgtgtgtgtgtgtgtgtggactgctGGAAGAATGTGCAATAATAATCTTTCACCATGCTGCCCTTGTTACCATAAGTGCGACCCGTCACCGCTGACTCACCTCCCGTATTCCTCAGTGTTAATGGAGAGCGTATAGACGCGATAGACCTGAGATTCCGGCGTGCAGCTCACCCCCACATCTCCCATCAGGCCCCAAATAAAGGATGTGACCTTTACATTGCTGAAGATAGATCAAATGAATTATTCAAAAATATCTATGTTGCATTATTTTTTGAGAACATTTCTGTACTGGACATTGTAATGGACACGGCGGTTTTAAATGGAGGAAGATTTCGACGCCTGCTGTATTGATGCTGTCATAACCATACTCAGATATTTGTGAACGTTGACTTCACAGCACATTTTCCATTTGGCCCAATGCTATTTCTAATATTTCAGTCGGGCTGAAAGGCGCCCATCTGAAGGAGTTGATTTGTTATCCCTGTGCTAATGATGGACTTACAGACCACAGCACATCACAGGTCCAGTTTGCCAGGATCTTCTGGTGACTCAGGCCGGTTCAGTCGTTATTTTTCATAGTGACCCTCTTCCTGTGTTTTGAATGAgcaaaagtgtgtttgtgtgtgtgtgtgtgtgtgtgtgtgtggtgggggaaACTGCATACCTGAttcttttattatgtttatcttccctttttttttttttttttttttttttttttttttggaaatcatACATCCTTGTCATGTGCCTCTGTAGCGAcaatgtggttttaaaaaaagctaataaagaggagctgtgtACAATAAAGGGACTGGCGGTGGCGGTTGGTGTCTTCTTGTGTGATCAAACTCTCGACTTTTCCcacttcttcattttcattttaatatatatagattttttttttttttactttatttgcaTGCCTGACTCCTTCCTCCTCTGCAACGAACCAAACGGACACACCGGAAGTTCCCGGCCACTGTGCTGGTCAGGGTACGAGTGGCTGGAGTTTCCACACCTGGTTTAGTGTAGTACTGCATGATTATTTGGCCTCACAGACATGGTGTCGATTTAAACACAGATAAGAACCTGTGGGTGGTTTGACCTATAAAAGTCCACTGAACTCCATCAGATAACTGCAAACAATGAGACATTATCACTAAACCATTTTAACAGGATGGTAGCATGCGACTATAAATTACTGATGGTTAAAAAAAGGTTCAGAAATACTTCAGAAAGACAAGGGCTCAATGTTGCTATAATACATTAAATAAGGTGCTGCACTTTGTACATAGAACTGGGTGTCTTACAAAACCAGACAATCTGATTATGATGATGCATCTTAGGCTAACCTGGCTCAAAGcaacataaatgtattttatgtcacTATTGGTTATGCCACACATGGTTATAACCTGCATGCATTTTAATAGAACAGACAGGACAAGTCTTAGCACAATGACAGCACATTTTAAGGCCTTAGCTCATGGTTGCACCCTCCATAAAGCTTCCTAAATCTGAACATGGTAATGTTTTCCAGGCACCATTGAACAGTAATGTGACTGGTTTAGGGATTTGCAACTAATTTGAGACAAGCTCACAAAGCAAAAAGTTAATCTAAATCGAGTTTCTCATACCTGCTCATGGAGAATAATCTGCCAGAAAGAATCTTATCAAGCTACCACCTTCATTATTGGatcaataataatacaaaaaaaaaaaaaaagtcaggctGGAGAGAAAACTCCAGGAGCAGAATTGAGGAACTCTAAATCCACATGGATGCTCAGACTACCTAATGCAAACACATATGTATTACTAATGTGGGCTCTAAATTCCATTGTTGTGACTTCAATTGTTCCTAAACAGACGTCCTGCTCCTCGTCGAAACCAGTGGTGAATTGCTGACAACTCTAAAGATGTTCCACGCATGGGAGATGAAGAGTTTCAACGGCTGGACACAGTGTGGTTAGGGTAATAAATTTAAAAAGAGCATGATTGTAAGGATGGGCAGGATCCCACAGAGCCTTATTTAGGCTGACTGCTCCCCAGTCACcaaaattaataacattttagaATGCAGAAATAAGCCATAATAAGCAGCATATACACTTCATTCATATTAGACAAAGCGTTTAAACAAGCAAGGTCATGAGTGGAAAACACTACGAACCCAAGAACTATTGGTATTATTTTTTCTGGGTCAGAATTTTGTTCAATGACTGTCTTAGGTCACAATCAAATTCATATACTTATATACATCGATTATGGATGTCCTGAAAACATGTCatattttcaattttaaaaggttcataaattttatttaatcacaACAAGTGCCCGAATACCTGGCATTCAAtgtactggaaaaaaaaaaaaacagccattacAAACTTTGCAAGCTTCCTTACACCCTGTGGGAGGCACTGAGACGTCTGAAGCGCTCTGTGGTTTTCATTGTAGTCAATTGAAAGATTTAAAGTGGCAAAATGCATCATTACTATTGGAGAGGTCAGGGTATTAGCTAAGAAAACCTCATGGTTATTTGCACCTTTCACCTGTGTGAAACTAAATTTTAGTCTCAGATCATCTCAGATGTTGAACTGATGTCCAGATCTTATTGGTTCTGGACATtactttaaattttaaatatgtcAAATCCTGTTCTTGTAATGTAATTATTTGTTACTGTACAGTTATATTTATCTTGGCGGAATCATtcagatgaaaaatgaaaggtTTAAAAGTGTTGTCAagatttttgtaaaatgttgcaGTACAACGAAGGAAAAGTGCTTTTACTTTTagaccaaatgtttttttacactacatCAAGCATatgtaaaatcaataaaaagtaCCGACTTCTTCATTTGACTCTTTAATGTGTGATTCGGTATCTTAAGGAACTTCTGTCTGTTAGGAATCACAAGAATTGCCAATATGGCTCTTCGGTCAAATGCCTGCATGATTTAATGCCATGACATGAATGCATCTGTCATATGAATCTATGAGCAGGTAATCACCAATGATTTCCTGCATAGGCTTGACAATtaatactatactatattataCTACATAGTATTATACGATATTGTGAgcagtcctgtaatcagaaggatgatggttcgaatcccaaggtgccactcacttacatttacagcatttatcagacgcccttatccagagcgacttacaatcggtagttacaggaacagtctccctggagcaacttagggttaagtgtcttgctcagggacacaatggtagtaggtgggatttgaacccaggtcttctggttcataggcgagtgtgttacccactaggctactaccaccactccCACTACCATAGAAACCTACAAGTCATCTATGGGTCTTGCTTTTTCTACATTAAATAACTGAAGGCCCAGGATTAAGAAATAACACACGTaatgttatgtaataaacaaaaaaagaaaatagcaaacaaagcaaaaagttAAACATTTATGTcactccaaatcagggagcttttgctgtcaTGGCAGCATTTTACGTTCTTGGCTTCTCTTAACCAtcttaagttagacaatggtGATGGAATTCCAACTTttctgaaggtttatactgaacactttttatcattcactcatgaaGGGGCTTTtgatggtgacacaatgaagttgttcagtggtggcctagtggttaaggaagcggccccataatcagaaggttgccggttcgaatcctgatccgccaaggtaccactgaggtgccactgagcaaagcaccgtccccacacactgctccccgaacggccactgctcactcagggtgatgggttaaatgcagaggacaaatttcactgtgtgcaccatgtgctgtgctgctgtgtatcacatgtgacaatcacttcactttgtaagaaaaaaaaaggcgactgaaaaaactgattcatcaaacatacttcactttctcctgatacaaaaatgataaatatgtttcttgtattgTATTGGAAAATGGATATTCTCCATATCCAAAACCACCAAAGTGTGTCCACTGGTAAAGTACATCTGTGCAATTTTGCAGATGGAACATTACCTTCTATTactgatattaaaatgtatataaaactAGTTAATGACTGTTTTGGTTCCTATAATTAATATAAGACGCCTCTTGATAcatagcaagcacagcacatggtacacaaagtgatatgtgtcctctgcatttatcccatcacccttagtgagcagtgcaCAGCCATGGGATGGTACCTTGGCTTCCCTTCTTTATTTACAGATTTAAAAAGATTTCATGACATTTGTGAAAAGATTTAATTTCATAAACAATGTCTTGATTGTATGATGTTGTCCAGAAAAGCATGCACACAAGCCTTTTAATGTCTTAAATGTCTGAACTACAGACAtttgaaaattattattgttgtaattTAATACAAAAGCTACATCAGTGCTGGATAAGTCAGGTTGCATTCATCATGTTACTGTATTCACATTAAAACAGTGTTAAATAACACATTCCATAAATTACCttcatttttcagaaaataataaataaggaAATTTTATTGAATATTACGTCACACCAGATTATGAATTCTCAGGGTGAATTGTAGAATCAGTGTAATCTGCTAAAATCAGTGCTATGGTCCTGCttatgatgatgacgatgagtCCATTGGCAGGTATCTCAGTAGTATCCTCTGGAGCCTGGTACTTACGTGCAGATCTTCTTCTTGTTATGAAACAGGCGGCGCAGTGTAAAAACCTGAGTGAAGGCCACCACGACAACTACCAGCAGGTTGATGCAGGACCAGAAGGAGACCCGCCACAAGTTGTCCTCCAGCAAGTACCTGTCCCGAGCCTCGAACGCCCGCAGCACCGTCTGCATCTGGCGACTGCGCTCTAAGTTCTGATACATGGAATTCATTGCATCCTGCAGAGGTTACGACACAGAGGGAGAAATAGTGGAGGTTGAAACGAAACGATTATCCCTCATGGACCACAGACAGTCCACATTTCACTACAAACTAATCTAGTTAACCAACCTCTCCATTCATTCCCAATTCTAGTGCGCCTGTGACTAGGCAGAAATCATTAACTTGTTAATACTTGACAACTCTATTAATAAGTtcagttttctctgtttttagcTTCATGTTATGTGGAACGCTGCAACGTTTGTGAACAGATCCAAATGTTCTTACTTCTGCTTGGCAAGATACTGAAAGGAATTGTGCCAAACTGGaaataacaaaaagaaagaaaaaatgtctACACTGGTTAATTGTCAATAGAATGCTCAATtatcaaaaaatatttgatagcCATGGCCCCTGGGCAACACAATATCATAGCTGAAGACAAGTGCTTGTCCCGTTGGATTTCCAGGACCACAACGAATGGGACCTGGGATGCAAACTACCAGACTAAATTGTTCCTCACCCTGATGTCTTCCATCCTGTACTCCAACAAAACATCTTGCTCCCAGTCTCCAGCCTGAAAGTTCTCCTCTCCTGGGCCACCAAGGATTACCTCCACGAACACCATCTTATCAGAGAATTTAGCAAAGCTGTTGTCAAAGCAGAACCGGTAGTCCCCATTTTCTGCAGGGTCGATGCTTAAAGgcaaaaaataagaataaataaaaaaaaaacattcagtaaaGCATTGGCCGATGTCTTTTATGTTTATGCACTGTGTAGTCTGGATGAATTCGAGCAgtttggatatatatatatagtttggataactcaactccctcccagctctgcccccactcccctcactcccctcttcagctccacaaactttctgaactctaacacacacaaactgaccatgcaccagtcactctgtgcagctctggtctgccaactacctcactttcacttcgtcactttaaacttacctctgttgcactacatggttttgcactctccaccatgtgcccttatttgtatatggtgtttttaaaattgtatattgtgccttttttttttgtaaattgtatttatactctgtattcaatgttactgttactgtttttgtatttaatgttacttgtatgggtcagagagtaacgtaatttcaattctctgcatgtcctgtacatgtggcagaattgacaataaagcagacttgacttgacttgacttgacttctTGTAGTaggaaaaaaaaccctggcGTCCTTTTGCGCACATACTAACGTGTGGATCCCATCAGCGCTCCGGAAATCAGAGGCCAGTCGGTGGCCACTGGGTGAAATGAGCGTGAAGCCAACGTCAAGTGACGATCCGGCGATGACCTGTAGTACCACAGAACGAAAGCAGAGGCTATCAAATCATTCAAAAGCCCCTTGTTGCTgtggggggtagtagcctatcGTGTAAGACCCTCCCTATGAACCACAAgcccacagtcacaggttcaaacaccacttactaccattgtgtccctgagcaagacacttaaccctgagtgcctccaggtggggactgtccctgtaactactgattgtaagtcactctagacAAGGGAGACAATGAATAAATgccaaaaattcacattttttaaatgatcaaagTTCTGGTGTTAGGATCAATCCTGACATGGCATGGCACTGATGATACAgttcataattattttatacagaaaactaaaaataaatgtaaatgtcagaatgTTGTCATATGCCGCCATTGCAGCCACCTGCCAATAGTGGCCGCAAGCTTTCTTTAGGACTGAAGTTCACTGAAGTATTTGAAAAAGATTATGactacacaacacaacaatccCATTATGCAAAGCACCTTGGCACTATGAACAATAGGATATCATGCAGTAGGCCTTATGAAGTTTTAAATGTCAGTGCACTATTGATCACACTCGCATTACATTTATTCAGAGATATAGTAATATGTACGATACACAACCTGTCCAAAAACGAAACCAAATTCACTGTCAAATTCACTGATAGAATTACCTGGACATTCAGTATGGACACTGGACACTCATTCTTTTGGGGATGTAACATTGTGAGCCTCGACCTGACCAACTGCAGTATCCCCAGATCACAGCACTGATCCCACAGGCTTGGACGGTACGAACGGTGCATGATGGCTGCATCGGTTCATGCGCTATTAGGGTaccactaagactgatataaaagcaaataatacgtttcataataggggacctttaacataaCCAACATTTGCAAACATGTTTCTTTTTCCACTATCCTTCGAGTTTTTTGCTAAATTTTAGTAGTTTCAGAGATCTCCTTAGATGTTTCATCTGTTAAAT
Protein-coding regions in this window:
- the tmed1a gene encoding transmembrane emp24 domain-containing protein 1a, which gives rise to MGLWVSLCVFSLLLLSVDLALSLRTNQDVDFTFLLPAGSTECFFQSATENSSMEVEYQVIAGSSLDVGFTLISPSGHRLASDFRSADGIHTIDPAENGDYRFCFDNSFAKFSDKMVFVEVILGGPGEENFQAGDWEQDVLLEYRMEDIRDAMNSMYQNLERSRQMQTVLRAFEARDRYLLEDNLWRVSFWSCINLLVVVVVAFTQVFTLRRLFHNKKKICT